In the Strix uralensis isolate ZFMK-TIS-50842 chromosome 25, bStrUra1, whole genome shotgun sequence genome, GTGGCTATGCCCCAGTGTGGGCTTGGGAGCCCAAGGGGAAGTGGGGGGACACCCAGGcagggggggtgggtgggaaaggGCACCCGGGGGTGGTCTGTGGCAGTGGGTGACGCCTctctgtgacatgtccccattTCCCCAGATTGTCATTGCGCTCAGCCGAATGTCCCCAGGCTGGTGGCACAGGGTGGCCCCAGCCAACGTCTTCTTTGGAAGAGTCCCTCCTTAGCGCTTGTGGGGGGGCCCCCTCAAACCCCGGCCTTTCGGACGGGCTGAGGATGGCATCAGGAGCTGGTGGGACACTCTGGGGGCAGCGCACGGGGGGTGGCTGGTTAATAGCCCCGTTAGCATCCCCGTTAGCAAGACCGGGGAacccggggcgggggagggggggcgggccACGGCATCCTTCACACCGTGTCCCCCCGGGGGGGCGGTGAACAGGGTATATCCCCGCCCTCTATGCAAATCTCATCCCGGCGATtggcggccgggcggggccgggctctTCAGACAGGCTATAAGAGCGGGGGGGAAAACAATGCACCCGCCGTCCCGGCTCGGTGGCTGGTGCCGCCGTGACCCTCATCGCCGGGCGAGGTGGGTCCACTGGGGGTTCCCCCGCCTTcatctatggggctgggggtgccccttCCCTGAGCGGGGCTGTGGCtcgtgctggggggggggggggagtgtgtgtgcccccttttctttctgcagctccccCCCATCCATGCTGAGATGGAGTTTGACTCGTACCAACACTACTTCTACGACCATGACGCCCAGGAGGATTTCCACCGCTCCACGGCTCCCAGCGAGGACATCTGGAAGAAGTTCGAGCTGGTCCCCacgccccccctctcccccctggGCCCCCCCGGGCCGGAGGAGCGCTCCGGCTGGCTCTCCCGCTATTGCCTGGCCGGGGAAGAGCCGGAATATCTCATCGGGACGGGGCAGATCTTCGGGAACCTGAGCGCCTTCATCCTCAAGGATTGCATGTGGAGCGGGTTTTCAGCCcgggagaggctggagaaggcgATGACAGAGAAACTTTCCACGGGCACGCAGAGGGCCACCCCCCACAAACCCTCCTTCGCGCAGGATTTGGGGTTCAGCAGCTCGGTGAGCGAGTGCGTGGATCCCGCCGCCGTCTTCCTTTGCCCGCTGGCCGAGAGCAAGATCCCCGCATCCTCGGGATCCGAGGGCCAAAGCGATTCTGGTAAGGGATCCATCCAGCTgcgggctgccccggcccggccacCCTCCAGCCTTGCGTGGAGGACACGCGTGTCCACACATGTGCGTGTCGGGAGCCTCCCGGCGCCTTTGTTGCGGCTCCAAGCGAGCCCCAGTCCCGGCCCCACGAACAAAGCGGGCTCGGCTGCTCCCCTCCCGCGGGGCTTCTGCTCGGGAAACCCCTGCCCCTCACAGGAGGGGGCGTGGGAGTCCCCCGCGCCCGCTGCGTGGGGCTCTGGTGGCCCCTTTCGATCGCCACGGCCCCACGGGAGCCTCGCGGGCAGGTTGGTGAGGGACAACTTTGCCCCTCACCGTGgaaagtttgctttttctttttttttgagcgTTGCAGCGTGTTCTGCCGCCGGCTCGTAACCTCGGCTACTTCCCttgcccccgcccccgccccccccctcatTCACAGGGCCCACTCGagttttctttgggaaaaaagcaaaatattcccTGGGGCCGGCGGGTTGCGGAGCTGCGgccgcgtgtccccccccccccgcggcggtgGCTCAGTGGGATGAGCAGGAACATCCCGCATCGCCGTGGCGCGTCCCAGCCCACCCCCGGGGCACGTCTGCTTGTCCCGCGTGGGCGAGGGGGTGTGTTTATACAGAGGGGGGGTCGGGCTGAGAAGCGGATGCCTCTTAAACCTTCCAGCCAAGGGCAACGCGGAGCCAACCCCCCCCCATCTCAGGCCATATCACCTATTTTCAGTCCCtattatttacacacacacaccccccgcggTCTCCCCAAACCCACCCGCGGGGGCTGTTTCCCTCGCTCCCACGGAAGCCGGACTGACTCGGTTGCCCGTGGAAGCGCTGACGCGGCCCCTTGACCCCGTTAATAAAACTGCCGGTGGCAACGACCTGCGCCGGTGAGTCACGGCGCGGGACGGGACTTAATGCCATTAGGAGCCCGGGGACGGTAAGCGGGTCGCGGGCGTTAAGAGGCTTAATCCAaattggggggttggggggtggttggaggggtgggggggggtcgtGGGGGTCCCGGGGTCGGTCCCGATCCGGATCCGGCCGCGCCACGTGGGCGCCGAACAAAAAGCAACAGATTGCAAACAATGAGAGGGCCGGAGCTGATGGACAGGGGCGGGGGCCAATGGGGTGGTAAGGCGGCCGGCCGGCACCGCCAGGCAGCCAATGGgaggggggggctcgggggggcggGGCCCCGCGGTCGGACTTTTATTAATGAGCCgttgtggggggtgtgtgtgtgtgggggggtgtgtatACACGTGGCTGAGACCGGTCGGGTTGTGACACTGATGAGCGATGCCGTCGGCCTGTGTAGGGGCAGCGGGTGCCCCTCCCAGTAGCTCCAGTAGCAGGGTGGCTTCGGCTTGCTGGGCAGGACCCCCCCAGAGCCtgaggggggggccggggtgtGGGTTGGGGACCACAAGCAGGAGCGTGCCCTGGAGGCTGCTCCTGCGGCCACCGCTGGCCCTGTTGCAGGAGGGGTGGGGGCCAGGCCTCTGTCCAAGATGCTGGTGGGGGTTTGGGCATCTTGGGGGACCTTTAGTGAGCAGCTCTATTTTCCCTCAAAGTCTAAGAAAAAAGGTGGAAGCGCTTCCCTAAAGTGAGAGTGATCACAGGCATCTCTGGAGCCAGGTCaccaccctgtccccaggggcCAGCTTCATCCCATTGGGCTTTGCTGCGTGGGGACAAGCTGCAGTGACAACAGGCAGGGTGCTTTGGGTCCAGTTGTGCTTTATTTGGGTCTTGCTGTTCACAGCTCTAATAACCTCCCCCCCCTCCACTGACTCTTGGGCTTGGGATGCCTTCGAGGTTCACCGAGTCTGCTGGAGGGACCCCTTcagctctccctccccccctgccctgcaggggactgtcccctctgtccccggGGAGCCTGGGCTGAATGGGGCTTATCACTTGTGAAAAGTAACAAGTCACCGAAGTGGGAAGCTGGAGCCAAGGGGAACaaagggcagctctgcccccacATCCCTCATTTACAATTCCAATGGGCCATGAAAGCGCCAGACCAGGATGAACTTTGGAGTTAGGCTGTCCCAGGTCCCTAGCATCCTCCTCCtgtcacaccccccccacccccgggcagGTGGGCTCGGGTGTTTCTTGCCTGATGATCCATTATCCTGGACACATGTTGCTCCTGCTGGAGAAGTGAGGCAGAAGTAAAGCCCTATCCCAACTTCAGGGGATTGGGTACATGAATGTGGAGGGAAAGCTCCCTCCCATGCATTAGAAATCACGTAATCCATTCTGGAGATCGCAGAGTGGCTTTGCAGTGCATGAACAAACTTTTGTGGATGGCAGCAGGGAGATCCTCTGCAGACAATGGGGTGACCAGGGGCTCCCAGCTGAtgctgacttctgtttttttttttctgcgtcTGTTTTGAGCAGAAGGTGAGGAGATTGATGTGGTGACGGTGGAGAAGAGACAATCGCTCAGCCTGAGGAAGCCAGTCACCATCACGCTGCGCGCCGACCCCTTGGACCCCTGTATGAAACGCTTCCACATCTCCgtccaccagcagcagcacaattacgccgcccgctccccgccggaTGCCTGTTCCCCGCCGGAGCCACCCCAGCAGGACGAGGATGAGCCACCGAGCGCTGTGGAGCCAGCCCCTGCCATCACGCTGCCTGAGCCCAGCTTGCCGAAAgccggcagcagccccggctCTGACAGCGAGGACGTGGCCAAGAGGAAAAACCACAATTACCTGGAGCGCAAGCGGCGCAACGACCTGCGCTCGCGCTTCCTGGCCCTGCGGGACCAGGTGCCCGGGCTCGCCAGCTGCCCCAAGACGCCCAAAGTGGTGATCCTGAGCAAATCCTCTGAGTACCTGCAGTCGCTCATCAGTGCCGAGAGGAGGATGGCGGCCGAGAAGCGGCAGCTGCGGCTGCGGCAGACCCAGCTGCTCAAACGGATTGCTCACCTGAAGGGGCACTAGCACCCcatgtgccccccaccccggtccCTATGACCCCTGTCTCCCTCtcaatttgcacattttttttttggttgtttgttgaACTGTTGGCcctgggggctggagcacgtgGCAGTTGTTGTATATGGGCTGGCGGTGGGAATGGGGCCAAAGCAGGGCCCCCCCTTATGGCATCAtctggctggggctggctgcttGGCACCGGGTGTTGCAAGATTTCCCCTGTCCCCGCTGTGAAGCTTTCTTAAGTGACCGCTTCAATTTGCGGGCTCAACTCCAttccccctcccctgcacccctCTCTGCCGTTTGCCACTGACAGCATCGCTGGGAGCTGCCCTGGGTGACCATTTTGCCCTAAATATCCCAAGCAACCATGGTCTGCTCTGGCTCATGGAAGCAGGTGGAGCTGGACATGGAGAGCCCAGTGGGGGGCTCATCTCCGGATGGATCCTCACGGAGGTGGTGACAGCAGGGTGTCTCTCACCAGGGTTAACAGCACCCCGTGGGCAATCCCCTTGCTCGGCTGGACCGTACCTCACTTTTCTTACCACTTCATGCAGTAGCTTGTCTTGGATTTTATGTTCTAGAAACTGCTGCTGTAACTGCGAGTCTTATACTGGAGGCTGtgtttttatactgtatttttgtACCACTTTTTGAGAAGTATTGGTAaagagtttgctttttttatatatataaaaacttttttttggagggggttCCTGCTGCACTTTAGGGAGATCAGGAAGGGGCTGGCTCCTGCTGGACCCTTGAGCTGAGTCCTCGCAGAGGCCAGTTCCCCCCTTGCAGCTCTCCAAACCACCCGTTTGCAataacaggggtttttttcccctttcccatccTTGTGACCCCCTTTCCCACCCTTGTGAGCACCCCCTCACCAGCAGCCACTTAAAATCCCCAGTGAAGCTTTGGGCTTTTCAGGGAGCCTGGCTGGAGGGGGCAGGTTGGGTGCATGGGGGGGCTGTGCTGCCTTTGAGGCTTCCCCCTGCTTGTGCCATCCTGCTGCCCAACCTGTGGTGGGGTATGTGGGTGACAAGagtcccctgtcccctccccagggtgctggCAGGGGTGGCCCCACAGGATGGCACCCTTGGGTCCCCGCTGACCTGCTGAGAACCCTTAGAGTTAACACTGTGGTCGGATTTAGCACTTTCTTCATTACCTCACActtcataaataaataagtttGCAACAGCCTGGGTTGGCTTTTTCCATGTAGGTGGCTGTGGGTTTCCATGCATCACGTCATGATGctccggggggggggcgggggtgggggctgGCCTGGCTGCTGTGTTTTAGGGTGTCCCAGCCATGAACagaaatgaatatattttgcaCCGGGGCTTGGCTGCCTCACTGCCAGCAAGACTGAGCTCTTTGTCTTGACTTTCTCCCAGTGATCGAAACACAAGTGGTCACGGTGGTGGGGCCAGGGAAACGAATCACCtggattatttttcctccttttaagtGGCTTTATTGGTAAGGAGGGGCAGAGAGCCCACGCTGGGCTCAGAGAAGGCTTTGGTGTAACTGTAAACCCCGCTAATGGGGCTCGGGGCGGTCGGTGTGGGGCGGTCGCTGCCCTGCGGGTCAGGGACCGGGGCTGTGGTTGGCAGTAACCCTATAGGGAGGGGGGAATGCAATCCGCTCGCTTCGAGGGGCATCGGAGAACTTCATATACCCAGATCTGCCGAGTGGAtgaaattatatatatgtgtgttctCCCTGCTGTCCCTGAACCCGATGCTTTTGGGTTTCCTTCATACTGGTGGCAAAAGTCTTACTCTAAATGCAGGAGGGACACAGGATCCTGTTACTGCTGAGAAGTCAGaagagaggagctgctgctgctgctgcaggagactCAGTCACCCGGAGGAAGCCAGCCTTAAAAAGCAATGATTCTGCACGGACGCTCTTAAATACCCCTTCCCTTTGGTTCCGGCAATGTCTCACGCTTTCTGCATGTTGCATCACGCTGTGTCAAAGCTTTTTAGAGCTGTATTAAAAGGTGCTCACAGGAACCACAGCTTAAACATGAAGCAGGGTGACCTAAATCTGACACCTCGCCCATGCGCAGAAAACAAAGCCCAGATATACCAGTCCCtcagatgtttatttttgttgtgtgtACACTGACACTTGCAGACTGGTGTCTTTTTTCAGCTCAAGGTGACCCTCCCAGTAGCATTTTTATTAAGgtgtgcttttcattttcatgctgAAGGCACACAGGAtgcttaaaatgttatttttctgtcttggaaaTGATGTGCAGATCCTGTGGCCTGAGCTGAGACCATTATCAGTGGAAAATGTAGTCGGTCTCAAATCAAACTGAGGAACAGTTGCAGTTTTGCACATACCCTTGAGTTCTCCTGCTTAAAGCccacatacataaatatatatctgCCTGAAACTTCCCTGGTTACTAAAGCAGATGCCTCCTCTCATATTGCCACGGTAAGGACCAGGAAAGCAGAGTGACAGTGCGTTTAAGTGaacaaaataaacacacaggGCTTTTCCTCCATGCTGGTTCAGTGCTACAATTTGCAAGTGTTGGCTGTAGCCATCACAATTCAGCATTTGCCAGGGCTgacagttatttttttaacacacaTTGCCCTGCTCACACCCTGCTCCTTGTGACTCACCCACCCCCTTGCCCCTGCTACCACACCCCCCCAAACCGCCTCTGCTTTCCCACCGCAGCTTGACTCCTGCCAGCCCCGGTTTGGCGTGGGGCAGCCTCAGCCGGCCCGGGGATGCTGCGGGCGCGGTGCTGCCTTCACGCCTGGGCTGGCAAATTTTTAGGACAGTTTCCTGAGGCGGTGATAATCCCTTCCCCTCGGAGGGGGGCTGGCTGCCCgcacccctccccagcccacagcctccTGCTCCCTGTTGCTATGGCAAAGGATGTGTGTTGCCAGGGAGAGAGGCACCGCGGAGATATACCCTCCTCCCGCTATCTCCATGGCAACCGTCTCCCTGCCTTCCCGTCCTTCTGTTGCCACGGAGACAGTCGCCCGCTCCTCATGTCCTCTTGTTGCCGTGGCGATGGGGAGGACGAGCCTCCGTGGAGGCTGCGGTTGCCACGGCAACGCGCTCCTTTCTGTTGCTATGGCAACAGCCCCACTCCTCATCTTTCTGCCCCGTTGCTATGGCAACAGCATCCTTTCCACCCCACCTTACCCCCCCTTCAAGGTACCATGGGGCAGAACCCCACGTGTGGACACGGCCCGGgtgtggggggccggggggctctGAAGGTGAGGGGTGCCCGGGGGACCCGAAAAAGGGGCCGGTGGCGCGGggatgggcagggcaggggacagggatggggccgGGGGCGAGAGGAGGGACCCGTGCTGGGGACAGGAACCCCGCCTGGCAGAGGGACACAGGGCACAGGGCTCGGCCCCCGTCCTCCCCGCGggtggccccggccccggccccggccgcggccccgtcccgcccccgTCCCGCCCGCCCGTCCCCATGgcagccgccgggccgggccgggccatggcggcggccgcgctgtgcctgggccgggccccgccgccgccgcggccgctggTGGTGATCCTCGGCGCTACCGGCACCGGCAAGTCGGCGCTGGCGCTGCAGCTCGGGCTGCGCCTCGGCGGTGAGATCGTCAGCGCCGATTCCATGCAGGTACGGCCGGGCCCGGCCTGCGGGGGGAGGCCGGGAGTAGGCCCGGGGGAGGCCCGGGGGGAGGCCGGGGGAGGCCGGGAGTAGGCCCGGGGGAGGCCCGG is a window encoding:
- the MYCL gene encoding LOW QUALITY PROTEIN: protein L-Myc (The sequence of the model RefSeq protein was modified relative to this genomic sequence to represent the inferred CDS: inserted 2 bases in 1 codon; deleted 2 bases in 1 codon) yields the protein MEFDSYQHYFYDHDAQEDFHRSTAPSEDIWKKFELVPTPPXSPPWAPPGRRSAPAGSPAIAWPGKSRNISSGRGRFGNLSAFILKDCMWSGFSARERLEKAMTEKLSTGTQRATPHKPSFAQDLGFSSSVSECVDPAAVFLCPLAESKIPASSGSEGQSDSEGEEIDVVTVEKRQSLSLRKPVTITLRADPLDPCMKRFHISVHQQQHNYAARSPPDACSPPEPPQQDEDEPPSAVEPAPAITLPEPSLPKAGSSPGSDSEDVAKRKNHNYLERKRRNDLRSRFLALRDQVPGLASCPKTPKVVILSKSSEYLQSLISAERRMAAEKRQLRLRQTQLLKRIAHLKGH